The genome window tcctggaccagggattgaacccaaatcccgtgcattgcaaggcagaatccttcactgggccaccaggggagtcccgaGCCTAGTATTTCCGATATAAAGAATGCACGTATAGTCGCTGCCCATGGAGTTTCTCCCAGAACCCGGGGGTTACATCAGGGTCAGGGGAATACCACAGGAGTGGGTGGCACAGGGCTCGGGGCTGCTCTGAGGCCTTGTAGGGGCGGCGCAGGAGGCAGCCCAGCCCAGGGTGCGAGGGGCTGTGTTGATGGCGGGATACTGGATGGGAGCAGAGGCCTGGACGGCACCCGCAACCAGGAGAGGAGGCCGTGTGGAAGCCGGGTACCACGCAGCACACGGGGCCTTTGGAGGAGCCACTGTGGCATCTTGGAGTCAGCCTTGCTGGTGGCTTGTCCGGAGGTGAAGGGCCTTTAGTGAGATGGTAGCACGGGGTGTCCCGCCCAACCCACCCGATCTTAAAAGGGCCCTTCCTTAAAGCCCCCTTTGGTCCTGGGAATCCTCGATTCCCGGAAAGCCAGTTGATCTTCAGTCACTTTTTGGAGCTGGAGGAGCTATTGGACCTGGCATGCCTCGGGGCCCACCACCTCTACTGGgacctctctctcctttttcacctgaGGGTCCAGAGGACCTTGAGTTAAAGTGATATTTTTCAGTGTCTGAGAATGTCCTCAATCTTTTAGCCATCACTGtctcatttctccttttatttctgtccCAAACGAGCTTTCTTCAGAGGCATAGTTCTGCTGGTGCGTTGTACACGTGCCCTTTTATTTCCTCTCCTGccactgttgttttgttttagtatttACTTTTGGCCGCACTGGGACCTCGTTGCtgcgggggctcctctctggttgcggtgGGCGGGCTAGCTGCCCTGCGGCGtgttggatcttcccagaccagggatcaaaccccaaggcccctgcactggcagatgggttcttagccactggaccactggagagGTCCTCCTGCCACTGTTCTGATGAGAGGCACCAGAACCATAGCCACAAGGAGAGAAAGGGCAGTCAGCGCAGCCTTGCAAGATGTCGTTTCTCTGGAAGGGCAAGGCCGTCTTTTGGAGTCAGAGGACAGACACAGAGCTGCCACTGAGCAAGCATCAGAGGTCAGAGGTCCTTCTGAACAGCTGGCAGGGTTCTCCTGTTGCCTGGGAGAGCTGCCCCACTTCAGGAGCGGAAGCCACCAGAGCCACGAGCTGGTGGAAACACTTCAGGGACCGTTTCGATGAGTTGCTTCTGGCTAAGTGAGGACTAGTGTGTGAGTCTCAGAGACTCCTGGGGCTGCCGTCCAAGGGGAACCCCCAAACTTCCCTGGCCCCTACCTCTAGGAACCCCACCAGGATCTTATGGTGAAGAGCCAGGGAAAATCACCTGGTGCCTCtggcagaaggaagagaagactGTTTAAAATACACCCAGCGCATTCTTCGTCATAAAGGCGCTTTTCTCTCTGGTGAAAATGCCGTCTGTCTATAGCCTTTATTAAGTTCTGTTTCATCTACGCCTGCTCTGTTGATAGTTATCATCTTAGTGGAGGCTGGATTTTGTCGAACGCTCTTTCTGCATCTGTGGAGATGGTCATAGGATTTATCCCTCGTTTTGGTAATGTGCTGTATTATTACATTGGCTTTGCGTTCCTGGCATAAACCCCAGTTAATCATGGTGTATGCTCCTTGTAATGTGTTGCTGAGTTCAGTCTCCTCGTGTTTTTGATGAGCATTTTTGTGTCTGCGTTCATCGGGGTGTTGGCCTGTGATTTCCTTTCCTTACGGCCTCCTTATCTGGTTATGGTATCAGGGTTACGCTGGCCTCGTGAAGTGAGTTTGGAGTGTTCCCTTCTCCTGTATTTTTGGAAGGGTTTGCGAAGGATCCCTATCAATTCTTCTTTGAATgtctggtagaattcaccagtcaATCTAACTGGTCCTGGACTTCTTTTGGTTGGGAggtttttaattactgattcaacttcctttgagaaggaaatggcaacccactccagtattcttgcctggagaatcccatggacagaggggcctggcaggctacagtccacggggttgcagagtcggacatgactgagcaacttcactttcactttcaccttccttACTAGTAatcagtctgttcagattttctgtttcttcataatTAAGTCTTGGTAAAATATTTCTAGGCATCTATCCATTTCTTCTGGATCatccaatttgttggcatttaactgttcatagtagtctcttatgattctgtATATCTCTGTGGTACCAGTTGTAATgtatcctctttcatttctgatttttatttgagccttccttttttttttttttggtgagtctagctaatggtttgtcaattttgtttatcttttcaaagaaccggCTCTTAGTTTTACTGATCTTctctatttgtcttttttaaaaatagttttattatgtatatattggctgtgatgggtccccttgctgcttgggcttttctctagctggcGGAGAGCGGGGCTGCTCTCCGGGCGTGGTGTGCGggcctctcactgcagtggcttctcctgtgctggagcacaggcttcgggcatgcaggcttcaggagttgtggcacgcgggctcAGGACTTGCGGCTCGAGGGCCCTGGATCACAGGTTCAGTCCTGGAGTTGCTccacggcacatgggatcttcctggatcagggatggaacctgtgtctcctgcatcggcaggcgggttctttaccactgagccaccagggaagcccacgattgtctttttaatctgtatttcctTCACATCTGCTCcgctccttctttccttctgctttgttctttttctagttccttgaggtgTAAAGTTGTTTGGGACTTTGTTTCTTGAGGTTTCTGGCTGTGAACATTCCTCTCAGAATAGCTTTTGCTGCAGCCCATGAAGTCTTGTTATATCCGTTTTAAACTCTGTTTTTTCTAATGGAAGTATAGCTCCTCCCACTTTGCTCTGGTTTGCATTTGCATGGGGTATCTTCTCCTGTCCCTCCCGTTCGCACTCTGTGTGCCCTTACGTCAGAAATGATCCTCTTGTCGGCAGCACATAGATGGATGCTCTcaatccattcagccactctgtgtTTTTTGATTGGAGAATCCATGCAGTTCATTTAACAATCGACTGTGTTTTGCGGGAAACACTTGGTTTTGCCCCTTCTTGTACTTTCACTTTGGGGTTATCCGTAGCAACAAAGGCCGCGGATTGAGGCCTGCTCTGTACAAGGCAGTGTGCTGGGCGTTCCCCATTTCATTCCTGCCGTAACTCTGTGAGGGGTGCAGTTCTCACCCCGTTTTAGAGGTGAGGACACAGAAGTGTGGAGAGGCTAAATCTCCACGTTTAGCCACTGTTTGTGGAGCTGCCCCCGTGTGCCAAGACCCAGACGTGTCCCTGTGAATCGGGGGCCTCCTCCGGGAAGCCCTCTCCCCggccctctctgggccccagcGGCTCCGCTCTGGCCTTGTCCCCCGGGCACCCTGCCCCAGGCTCCGGGGTGGACTCTACGTCGGAGCgtgtgccccctccccacctcctgatCATCCCGGTCAGGAGGGAGTCCCTGTTAGGGAGCCCTGAAAAGGGCAAGAGGTGACCACACCACTTTTTTTCTCAACAGGGAGGACCTGGTTATCTCTGACTTCTGGAGCTCAGCACTAGGTGGGTGCCGTGGGGCTCGGGCTGGAGGcggctggggtgggaggagggcctGACGGTGGGCAAAGCAGGGGATCCAGCCCTCATTGGGTGACGTCTGCTTCACGGCGGGGTGTCCATGCTGGGTTCTAATGCTGACTCCAACCCCCCTTACAACTGTGTGTCTTCCTGCATTAACCCTGGTCCTCAGCTTCTGTATCTGTGGATGGACATGGAAACGTACATGTTCTGTAGTGTAACTGTATAAATGAAGTACTTCCTGAAGTGCTCTCGGTGGTGCTTGCCTGCTGCACCGGAGCAGTGGATGTCAGTTGTCACTGTGTTGTTGAAATTTACATTTATCCTGTTCTCTTCCCTGACCGTACATGGCTGTTACAGTCTCTTCCTAAACATGATGGGTGATAACACAAGTATACCATAGTTATAGTCTTTATGGAGGGACTTTTGTTGTTTATTatacatagtttttatttttttttaagtaatcagTGACCAGACTTGTGCGCCCTGCAGTGGacgtgcagagtcctaaccactggaccactagggaggtcCCGATATACATAATTTTTCATGCATAAAGCTTTTTACCAAATTTAAGGTGATGTTCTTAGTGTATATTTCCAGAGGTGGAAGTGGTCAACTTGCTATCCGCTTTCTGGTTGTTTTCCAGAAGGCATTCACTGATTCTTTGAGCAGTGTGGATGCGGAGAGCCAGCTCTCTATGTAACCTTCTGTGGCCTGGGTCTTATTTCAAGGTGTCCTCGCTGATGAGTCAACATTGGTATCTTATTAACGGGAATAGATAAATggctgtttgctttttgtttcgtTCTGCATACAGTCTGTTCTACTGAATTCAGTACCAGTGACAGAAAAGGAGAGACGAGGACTCACCACCCAGTGAAAcgatttatttttccttagtcTCTAGACGCCccagcctttttaaaaattttttacatgttaaatgttcttactCAAGATCATTTTGAGAGCTctgctcttcagttcttcttttatTACAAAGGTAGTATTTCAGACCACAATTCCATGTACTGGTTACCTCTTACTAAACTAGGATGAGTTAACACAAGCATTAGATGGACATCGTGGCCACGGATGAACCTGACTTTGGCTTGAAGCATTCCCTTAGTTGAGGCCGTGGGCACCCAGGTGCCGGCCGCTGTCAGCTTGGGGTGGGCGCCGCTGCACGCCCCGTGTGTGGCCAGCAGCCCCTTCTCTGGGGAGTGAAGGCTTCCGCGCCCTGCTCCCCAGGCCATGGATGGTTTAGTTCCTGGGTCACAGCGTGCCCTCTGACTGTGCAGGGCCCGCTCTTTCAGAAACCATCACGGGGTGTCTCCGGAAACACCTGGAACAGCTGAGGGCCCCCGAGGGGTCTCTCTCGGAAGCCCTGGGACACCTGCATCTCGACGCCCCCCCGGTGGAGGCAGATGCGACCCCTGGCTCCGTCCCGGAAGAGACCCTGGTCCCAGGGACCTGCTGCTTCAAGTGTGTGTGTTACGGCGTCGGGAAGTTCGCCAGCTGCGTCATAGCTAGAAGCCAGCTGGCGTTTTTGCTCCTCCTTCTGGAGCGGTGCCAGGTGAGTCTGTGTCCTCCCTTACCGCCCCCTCCTCGGTCTCGTGCGCACGTTGACTGAGCCACTCGTCGCCCTCTGCAGATCCCCAGGAGTCACTGCTGCGTGTACGACCCTCTGTTTAGTCGACTAGAAATCGCGGTCCTCAACGCCCTGGGCGTGGTGGTTCTCGGGGATAATGAGGTACGTGGTTAGGGGCACGCGAGGCCCGTCACACAGGGCTGGCGTGTCGCTCCCATGTGGACCTGTGCTGTCCTGTAGCTGGTGGCACCATGTGCCATTTGCCTGGTCCTCCTGAGGGCTGTGTGCCCGCTGTGCTCAGTGGTGGGCATGTCGCTGCACCTCCTGAGGGCTGTGTGCCCGCTGTGCTCAGTGGTGGGCATGTCGCTGCACGAGGGGAGGAGACGCGGTCTCTGTACCTCCTGAGGGCTGTGTGCCCGCTGTGCTCAGTGGTGGGCATGTCTCTGCACCTCCTGAGGGCTGTGTGCCTGCTGTGCTCAGTGGTGGGCGTGTCGCTGCACGAAGGGGAAGAGGGCGCGGTGTCTGCACCTCGTGAGGCCCTTCTGCCGGGAGGTGCCCCTTCTGGGGGCGGGAGGTTGCAGCCCAGACCCCGGCTGAGTTGTGGCTGAATCCTCAAGTAGTGGGGATCTCTGAGACCTCCGGAAAGAAGGCTCTCCAGAGGGGGCGGCTGGACCCCAAGGGAATGTTTGAAAAGGCCCGAGTCACGATGGGGAGCTGCAGAGAATGACACGGGACACAGTTCCCGAGGGCCCTGCCCCTGCCTCAGTGTCCAGAGCTGTACATACTCACGGGACACGTGTGTTCAGCAGACGTGAGTTTTCCGGGTTTCCGGATGTCCCGATTCAGTCTTGGGTAACTCTGTAGCTGTCGCCGGCACTGGGGGTAGCACACAGGGCGACGCAGGAGTGTCTCTCCCTTTGGTGCCTGAGGTCGCCACCCCCTCCGCCTCCCGTCGTCTCAGCTGCGTTAACCGTGGTGTCGGGGAACGTGTGCAGGCGGGAGGCGCATGGCGGCCTGGGCGCGGCTGTGTCGTGGGTGAGTGCACGCACACCACTGCACTCATCTGGCGCTGAGCGCGGCTGGCTAggactgccccccccccccccccccccccccgcttgcTGTAAGACGCATGCTCACCCCGTGCATGTTGGACCCCAGGAGGGGAAGCGGAGCGTGTGCGGGGAGCCCACCATCTTCTACATGCCGCACTGCGGGACGGCGCTCTACAACAACCTACTGTGGAGGAACTGGTCGGTGGACGCCCTTTCCAAGGTGGTCATCATCGGCAACAGCTTCGGGGGGCTCGAGGAGAGGTGAGCGGGGGGTGCCGGGGTGAACCCAGTCCTCAAGTtccccctggacagagggctGGGCTGTGAGATGTCAGTCTGGGTCACGCTGGGAAGCAGGGTGTCTTtctgcaaataatttctcccttCTCTTAGGGTGGCAGAGACGGCTTTTCTAAATGGGGGAAAACAGTCATTTCTTACAACTAACACAGTATCCTTGGCTTGCTTCACATGCACTGTCGTTTCTCCCTGATGAGACGGGCAGTGACGGGGGCATTTACGCACACCCCCATTAAGTCATCTTGCTTTTCTGTGTCGTAAGGGCAATGAACCTGGTCTCATACTGCCTAATCATGTTTTCAACAATTTTGGTTTCTAGGTTGTTGACGAGGATTCTGCATAAACATTACCCATACGTTGCAAAGGTATCTGCCTGAGTGGAGGGCTGGGGTGGACAGCCTGGGAAGCTGTACTGTCTCTGTTACTGTGGAGAATCCCACCTTCACCTGTAGCGGTGGGTGCTTATGAGGGTCTGTGGTCCAGAAAGCTATGTTTGAGTGCATCTCCTCATTGTTTCTTAATTTCCTCTGTTCTCAGTATCTGATCCAACTTATGCACTGTCCTTGGGGACTCCAACTCATTGCACTAAGTACTAAAAATACCTTATTCCTTAGTAACGTTGGAGTGATGAGTAGACCAGGACTCTAGCCCGGGAGGGTGGGGCTCACTGGGCCTGTGAGGCTTGTTTCACTTTTGCATCTTTCTGCTCAGATTCTGACAGGCCTGGAGGAGCTGGCGTTCCCTCAGACCCCAAGGTACATGGACGTGTTTAATGACACCTCTCTCCACTGGTTTCCTATACAAAAGCTAACACAGCTCCCCACGGACACTTGGGCGTTTCGGGAAGAGCCAGATTACCAGGACTGTGAGGACCTCGAGATCATCAGGAAGAAGACAGAGCCTCCCTGCACTGACCTGAGCTCGCTGTGAGGGGCCCGTGGCATAGGAACTGCAGGCGCCCTCTCACCAAGCAGCGAGGACGTCAGCTCTGCTGTAAGATGCTGTTTATTCCCCAGCGCGCCCCTGGCAAGCGCGCGGCCTACTTGGCCATGTCGATGAGGCTCTGCAGCGAGGTGGGCACCCAGGTCTTCTCGCCCTGCACGAACACCACGCCGCGGTCGATGTAGATGACGATGCGGCCGAAGGTGTACAGCTGCTTGCCTTCATGCCGCTTCCCGATGACCGGCATGAAGACGATGTTGTGCTCCTCGGCCTTGGTCTCGATGAGGTCCTTGAAGTTCATGGGCACGGCACTGGCGGCCACGCCGATGCCCCGCTGGGCCATGTTCTCAGCCTCGCGCCGCTCCTGCATGGCCTCGTACTGGAAGTCCTTCCTCCGTTCCGTGTGCGTGAGGTAGGCAATGTGCTCGCGCGCACCAGGCTGCATGTAGGCACCTGCGAGGCGTAGGGGTGGGgtcaggggcggggcggggtggggcggggcggggcgggcccaCCCACAGAGGCCCAGGCACCACCTGGGCAGGGGTAGGGGGGGtagggggggcgggggtggacaGCTGGCTGCAGCCACGTTAGAATTTATGGTTCATGCCTAATGACCAGAGGTTATTAAACACTCAACAACCCTGACAGTCAATGAGCCTCTGTTCCCCACTTGATAGAGCTTTCACCCCACATGTCCCCAAAGGCAGCTTTCAGATCCCTGAAACATAAGGCCAACACAATCAATAGATATATCTGGGGGGCTGAAACACAGATGTTGAAGGGTCCCCAAATGCCCAGTGGTAACTGAGGGGTCCAGAGGGGAGAGTTCTAGGGGCTCGTGGTCAGGGTGGCCTAGGAGGAGGTCTGGGGTGTGAGAAGAGAGATGCCCACCAGCGTCCCGGGGAGGCCTGGGTGAGCAGAGGTCAGACACACGTTCACCTCACTAGACACAGTATAGGGTCTGTGTCATCCTGTAATAGGCTAAGCAGAAAGAACTGAATAGAAAGTCCAGTCCCAGCTGCCACTCTGTGGCCTTGTCTGTGAAAGACGGTTAGACCAGGTGCTCTGGTGGCTTTGCTTTGCGAGGTGAGCGCACTCTAACTCGGGACTGGCTGACGGGGCCCCCAGACCCACCAGGCAGCGGGACCTCCCGAGAGCTGAGTATTACCCAGGGGTAGGTGGTAACTGAACAGTCAGCTGCCGCCTCCTGACACCGGAGACACCACCTACGCTGAGCGCGGTCCACAAACACTAAGCCGGCGCCCTGGTCCTTACCGAGACCCGGAAGTGGGGCTTCGCTCCTGGTTTACAGGAGGGACGACGGGTTAACTCCTAAGTGTTAGAGCGGCCACCCAGCTCCGGCCCGGCAGACGCACCGAGGAGCCGCCAGCACGGTGACGAGGTGGACCCGGCTCACGTGAGCCTTGTTCAGGGACAGCGCTCCTCTCAGCCGCAGGAGACGGGGGGCAGCTGTGGGCTAAGTAACTACGTGGAGGGGCTGAGACGAGTCTGCGTCCTGGAGCCCCAGGTGTGAACTCTGACTCAGTGCGGGGCCCCCACTCACCGACATTGGAGGACACCGCCCTGTTCATGATGTCTAGAGCCTCGTTGAACTTGTCCTTGACGGACGGGTGCGCCAGCACTTGGTCCGAGAACATGGACTTCCAGCCCAGGTACCACTTGGTGATCTCCTCGTAATTGGGGCTGTTGCTCAGCCAGGAGCACAGCACCTGCCCagaggaggcaggtgagatgCCAGGGCCCACCGCGGCGGCGAGCGGGAGCACAGTGTCCACCTGCTCGTCTGGGTCCCTGTCTGCAAGCTGGTGGCGCTTGCAGGGTTTCAGGGGCTGAATGGGGTCAGCTGGGCAGTGAAGGGCCCTGCATGTAGACTCTGCGCCTgggcttcccacccccaccctcggGCCCCCATGTGGCAAGCGTTCAATAAAGGGAGCGCACTGTGGTCCTGCCTGTGCAGTTCCTTCTTGTGTGACCCCAGTCACCCCAGCTGTCCCCGGCTTGAGTGGCTCCTGCTGTCCCCCCGCACCCCACAAGCTGACGCGGGGCTCACCTGCAGCCACTTGGGGAAGAAGTGCTTTTCGAGAAGGCCCACCAGGCTGGAGACAGAGACCATCCCTTCCCAGTCGATGACCCAGTAGAAGGCGTCCATGTGCTGCTGGTGGGGGTTGATGACCAGCTCCCCGAGGCACATCCCTGGAAGAGAAACCCAGCCTCTCAGGTACAGCCACTGTGTCCGCCTTCGAGCTGCTGTTAAAGGTCGAGTTTAAGCTCTTGACGTGACAATTCTTAAAAACTGTTTCCTTCCCTAACCCAGAACTAGCTCTAAGTTTAGAATCCAGTGGGACAAAAGTTTGAGGACCCCTGTGGCTGCCCTGTCACCAGAGGCCCAAACCAGAgctcaggaggcagagagaggctgACCCGGACGAGGCAGAAAGGCCTGGGTACACTTGGGCTCCGGGCACCTCTCAGGGGACAAGTCTGGACGTGGCTGTGCTGCGGGTGTGTTTCCTCGGCTCCTTACCCAGCTTGGGCACAATGTTCTTGACCATGAAGGCCTCCCAGGAGCCGGGGGTGAAGACGTCTTTCCAGGGCTGGAGGATGAGCTTGGCCGAGGAGTCGCTGGGATGCCACTTCTGTAGGGCGCTGGCCAGCTTGCTGCGGATGGGCGAGTAGAGCGGCTCCAGGCGCGCCTGCATGAGTGGCAGCCACGGGTGGACCCACGAGTGGATGGGCACGGTGTCCGTCAGCGGGTTCCAGCTCTCCACCTGCAGGGGGAGCACAAGGGGCCTGAGTTCATGCAGCCTGTGGGGTGGGCAGACGATGCCCTCCTGGCTGAGCAAGAGTGTGGGGGGCCACAGTCTCCATTACATTCCCCCCAGACAAGGTTATTCACCCACCAGTATACCTACACTATTTGTATTAAGTCTCGGAAACAGTACAATTCTAAGTCATTGAAGAAACCAAGTATATGAATTCCCTACAAAGGGGGCTTCGAGGAACGGCTTTGAGGCTGGAGCTCACGTGACAGCCACTGAAGATAACTGCTCCCTGAGCCCCGGCCCCCCATCCCCACGAGGGCCCACCTCCTTCTGCAGCTTGGGGAAGATGAGCTGCTCCAGGATGTTGTCCAGCACCCAAACGGGGATGAGGGGCGCCCAGCTGTCTAGGAAGTCCACCATTGGGTCACAGTTCCTCGGCTGCCACTGCGCCACGATGCTCCGGACAAATGGCATCCAGACCTCCCAGATAAGCCTGCAGGCAGGTGGGTGGGGGGCTGGTTATACCCAGCTGGTCCCACTACCCAGGGCCctaccacccccgcccccacctctggGGCAGGACTGCAGACACCCAACAGCAGGGCCCTCCCGTCAGGAAACCATCGGCCGGCCCACAGCTCTCGTGGCTCCCACTCGGCCTCGGGGCGTTTCCTGGGTGTCCCTGCGTCCCTGGCAGGGCAGCTGCGGGCTCACAAGCCCCCAAGGGGTCGTGCACTTCCCCACCTGGGGCTCTACTGCAGAGCCGACCCCTCGCTTGGGTCTGGGCTTCAGCATCACCCTCCCGAGACCTGTACCTCCACCTGCAGAGCCGACCCCTCGCTTGGGTCTGGGCTTCAGCATCACCCTCCCGAGACCTCTACCTCCACCCGCacccacacatgtgcacacaggtGGCGCCCTTGCCATCCTCAGCCCGGCTGTATCTGTCCGCTCCCTGTTACCACCCACCTTGTCCCTTCCTGGAGACTGGTCCTGCCTCACTCCCGGGCGAGCCCAGCGAGGACAGGCAGATCCTCAGCGCACACAAGGGGAGGGCAAGTGGGTGGGCGAATCTGAGTTCCCAGAGCGGCGCCCGCAGGTGCCTGGGGCCCACACAGGCCGAGCCCCGCCGCCCGGCCAGGAGTGCTCCTCGGCCGCCCCCAGAAGCACCTGTGGAAGGCGTCCGCAGAGAGGTCCTGCCCGCCGTGCGACAGCAGCTGGTCGTTCTCCAGGAGGCTCTTCCACTGGGAGATGGTCTCGGTGCCGTAGGTGCAGTCCTGAGGAGGAAGACGGCGGCTGAGAGCGGCCGGCCGGCCCCTCGCCCTCCAGACCATCTGGAGCCCG of Bos indicus isolate NIAB-ARS_2022 breed Sahiwal x Tharparkar chromosome 17, NIAB-ARS_B.indTharparkar_mat_pri_1.0, whole genome shotgun sequence contains these proteins:
- the SRRD gene encoding SRR1-like protein codes for the protein MAAAAAAATRETWRAASPRRRRSAARRPKRREAAAAAGTPGAEPEVDGGVVLRRIQEAREDLVISDFWSSALETITGCLRKHLEQLRAPEGSLSEALGHLHLDAPPVEADATPGSVPEETLVPGTCCFKCVCYGVGKFASCVIARSQLAFLLLLLERCQIPRSHCCVYDPLFSRLEIAVLNALGVVVLGDNEEGKRSVCGEPTIFYMPHCGTALYNNLLWRNWSVDALSKVVIIGNSFGGLEERLLTRILHKHYPYVAKILTGLEELAFPQTPRYMDVFNDTSLHWFPIQKLTQLPTDTWAFREEPDYQDCEDLEIIRKKTEPPCTDLSSL